A genomic region of Desulfosarcina ovata subsp. ovata contains the following coding sequences:
- a CDS encoding thioredoxin family protein codes for MNSISDQQEVRIRQWAETVGETLTLRYTTSGHVQDQPFRSFVDQLAGIAGCIRPKKESDLPVERPTLFVGPHVAYQALPLDRELEPFLAVLANGAAFTDQIGPDVRAQLERLGVPALLKVYVTPHCPFCPATVTTLLGLAGLNENVWVTVIDGMLYPEAADQDRISSAPTVILDDQFRWTGSVDALELVTLMLDRDPAGLSADALRGMIEDADADGVARLMSDHNQIFPAFIELLIHPRWSVRLGAMVVIETLVEMAPALAGQVVEPLLAAFATIDDTVKGDVLHVLGEAGNRDALPFLSRVLEVETDEEICDAASEAIEKLT; via the coding sequence ATGAATTCTATTTCGGACCAACAGGAAGTGCGCATTCGGCAATGGGCCGAGACGGTTGGTGAGACGTTGACACTCCGGTACACCACCTCCGGTCACGTTCAGGATCAGCCGTTTCGATCCTTTGTCGATCAATTGGCCGGGATTGCCGGTTGTATTCGTCCCAAAAAAGAGAGTGACCTGCCGGTGGAACGGCCCACCTTGTTCGTCGGCCCACACGTGGCCTACCAGGCCCTTCCGCTGGATCGCGAACTGGAACCGTTTCTGGCCGTTCTGGCCAATGGTGCGGCCTTTACGGATCAGATCGGTCCGGACGTACGCGCGCAGCTGGAGAGACTTGGGGTGCCGGCGTTGCTGAAGGTCTATGTCACGCCCCATTGCCCGTTTTGTCCAGCAACCGTCACCACGCTTTTGGGGTTGGCCGGTCTCAACGAAAATGTATGGGTGACCGTCATCGACGGCATGCTCTACCCTGAAGCCGCCGATCAGGACCGCATCAGCTCCGCTCCCACGGTGATTCTGGACGATCAGTTCCGTTGGACCGGATCGGTGGATGCCCTGGAGCTGGTTACCCTGATGCTGGATCGGGATCCAGCCGGTCTGAGTGCCGACGCCCTGCGGGGGATGATCGAGGACGCCGATGCCGACGGAGTGGCGCGCCTGATGTCCGATCACAACCAAATTTTCCCGGCATTTATCGAGTTGCTCATCCACCCGCGCTGGTCGGTGCGACTGGGGGCCATGGTTGTCATTGAGACCCTGGTGGAGATGGCACCGGCATTGGCCGGGCAGGTCGTCGAACCGCTGCTGGCCGCTTTTGCCACTATCGACGATACGGTCAAAGGCGACGTTCTGCATGTGCTGGGTGAAGCGGGCAACCGGGACGCCCTGCCATTTTTATCCCGGGTACTCGAAGTGGAAACGGATGAAGAGATCTGCGATGCCGCCAGCGAAGCCATTGAAAAACTGACCTGA
- the pyrF gene encoding orotidine-5'-phosphate decarboxylase: MKTAKDHIIFPLDVPDPDIARSLVTRLADDVGMFKIGLELFIRSGPELVRWIVRAGNAKVFLDLKLHDIPATVKRAMAQVADLGVYFATVHCGESRSMLKAAVEGAGGRVNVLGVTVLTSVSAADVATAGYRDDYSQDVRRLVLKKAAMAMDAGCCGVVCSGEEVQSIKTTFGPEFQAVTPGIRMADRSVSGDDQARVVTPAMAIRRGADYLVIGRPIRDAADPQAAARAVAGEIQGALDAASPKGRDVG, encoded by the coding sequence ATGAAAACCGCCAAAGACCACATCATCTTTCCCCTGGATGTTCCCGATCCCGATATCGCCCGTTCCCTGGTGACCCGGCTGGCCGATGACGTGGGGATGTTCAAAATCGGCCTCGAACTGTTTATCCGCTCCGGACCTGAACTGGTTCGCTGGATCGTGCGGGCCGGCAACGCCAAGGTATTTCTGGACCTGAAACTTCACGATATCCCGGCCACTGTCAAACGGGCCATGGCCCAGGTGGCAGACCTGGGAGTCTATTTCGCCACGGTGCATTGTGGCGAGAGCCGGTCCATGCTGAAGGCTGCCGTGGAAGGTGCCGGCGGCAGGGTCAACGTGCTTGGTGTGACGGTCCTGACCAGCGTTTCCGCCGCCGATGTGGCCACTGCCGGTTACCGGGACGATTATTCACAGGACGTTCGCCGGCTGGTGTTGAAAAAGGCGGCCATGGCCATGGATGCGGGCTGCTGCGGCGTGGTTTGTTCCGGTGAGGAGGTCCAGTCGATCAAAACGACCTTCGGACCGGAATTCCAGGCGGTAACGCCCGGCATCCGGATGGCCGACCGTTCGGTCAGCGGGGATGACCAGGCCCGCGTCGTGACACCGGCCATGGCCATTCGCCGTGGGGCGGACTACTTGGTCATCGGCAGGCCCATCCGCGATGCCGCCGATCCGCAGGCTGCAGCAAGGGCCGTTGCCGGAGAGATTCAGGGCGCCTTGGACGCCGCTTCCCCAAAAGGGAGGGACGTCGGATAA
- a CDS encoding electron transfer flavoprotein subunit beta/FixA family protein yields the protein MHIIVCIKSVVTAAPRGKIVRTADQCAFNPFDRPALEIALHLKETHGGSVTVISMGPPTAAAALREAMAMGADRAALLCDAALAGSDTLATATALAATVTHLAPYDLLLFGTRTADSDTGQVGPQTSVLLGIPMVTGTTHVDLAGGSITVSRQIDGFQETYALTPPAALTVHPTAALPRDAALGGLATAFDDMPVEMLGIEHVGLDPKQVGDAGSPTRVLSMKPVKKQRACQWIEGTPVEQADALVRKLVETGLIG from the coding sequence TTGCACATCATCGTCTGCATCAAATCGGTGGTCACCGCCGCCCCCAGAGGGAAAATTGTCCGCACGGCTGACCAATGTGCCTTCAACCCTTTTGACCGGCCGGCGCTGGAAATTGCCCTGCATCTCAAGGAAACCCACGGCGGTTCGGTCACCGTCATTTCCATGGGGCCCCCCACGGCCGCAGCCGCCCTGCGTGAGGCCATGGCCATGGGCGCCGATCGAGCCGCCCTGCTCTGCGATGCGGCCCTGGCCGGTTCCGACACCCTGGCCACCGCCACCGCCCTGGCCGCCACGGTCACCCATCTGGCCCCGTACGACCTGCTTCTTTTTGGCACGCGCACGGCGGACAGCGACACGGGACAGGTAGGCCCCCAGACATCCGTGCTCCTGGGGATTCCCATGGTGACCGGGACCACCCATGTCGACCTGGCCGGCGGGTCGATCACTGTCTCGCGCCAGATCGACGGATTTCAGGAGACCTATGCATTGACCCCGCCCGCAGCCCTGACCGTTCATCCGACGGCGGCGCTGCCACGGGATGCCGCCCTGGGTGGATTGGCCACGGCATTCGATGACATGCCCGTCGAGATGCTCGGCATCGAACACGTCGGCCTCGATCCGAAACAGGTGGGGGATGCCGGTTCCCCCACCCGGGTGCTCTCCATGAAACCGGTAAAAAAGCAGCGCGCCTGCCAATGGATTGAAGGAACGCCGGTGGAACAGGCCGACGCCCTGGTCCGGAAGCTGGTGGAAACGGGACTGATCGGCTGA
- a CDS encoding NUDIX domain-containing protein — MTTGKYPDGPRPAVGAVVFKGNAVLLVKRGKAPAHGMWAIPGGSVQLGETLGQAAEREILFGK; from the coding sequence ATGACAACCGGAAAATATCCCGATGGACCGCGCCCGGCGGTGGGGGCCGTGGTGTTCAAGGGCAATGCCGTACTGCTGGTCAAACGCGGCAAGGCCCCGGCCCATGGGATGTGGGCCATTCCCGGGGGCAGTGTCCAGCTGGGAGAAACCCTCGGACAGGCGGCCGAGCGGGAAATCCTTTTCGGAAAATAG
- a CDS encoding aspartate kinase: MAIVVQKFGGTSVADITRIRNVANRVLKTHHQGNDVVVILSAMAGVTDRLLGLANEATDAPDRRELDVLLATGEQTTAAILAMMLKGMGVQAQSLLGHQAEVVTDCEYGNARILEIGTDRIKRLLKDRKIVVVAGFQGMDIKGNITTLGRGGSDTSAVAIAAALNADVCEIYTDVDGIYTADPNICPKARKIKVISYDEMLNMASLGAKVLQIRSVGFAKKYNIPVHVRSSFSEEEGTMVVNEDSGMEQLVVSGVTHDLNQARITLKKVPDQPGVAAKIFSPIAEAGILVDMIIQNTRSGGQTDLTFTVPKADCTKALEIEKKVAATIDAEDVFADPNIAKVSVIGVGMKNHSGVASLMFNALARENINIIMISTSEIRISCIIEEKYTELAVRVLHTAFGLDRDD; the protein is encoded by the coding sequence ATGGCAATCGTCGTTCAAAAATTCGGCGGCACCTCGGTCGCCGACATCACCCGCATCCGCAATGTCGCCAACCGGGTTTTGAAAACCCATCATCAGGGGAATGACGTGGTGGTGATTCTCTCGGCCATGGCCGGCGTCACCGACCGCTTGCTCGGCCTGGCCAATGAAGCCACCGACGCCCCGGACCGGCGCGAACTGGACGTGCTGCTGGCCACCGGCGAGCAGACCACGGCAGCCATTCTGGCCATGATGCTCAAAGGTATGGGGGTTCAGGCACAATCCCTGCTGGGACACCAGGCCGAGGTGGTCACGGACTGTGAATACGGCAACGCGCGCATTCTCGAGATCGGTACCGATCGGATCAAACGCCTTCTGAAAGACCGAAAAATCGTTGTTGTGGCCGGTTTTCAGGGCATGGACATCAAGGGCAACATCACCACGCTGGGTCGCGGCGGTTCGGACACCTCGGCGGTGGCCATCGCGGCGGCGCTGAATGCCGATGTCTGCGAGATCTACACCGACGTGGATGGAATTTACACAGCGGACCCCAACATCTGCCCGAAGGCCAGAAAAATCAAGGTCATCTCCTATGACGAGATGCTCAACATGGCCAGTCTGGGCGCCAAGGTGCTGCAGATCCGCTCCGTCGGTTTCGCCAAAAAATACAACATCCCCGTTCATGTCCGCTCATCATTTTCAGAGGAGGAAGGCACCATGGTGGTAAACGAAGATTCCGGGATGGAGCAACTGGTTGTTTCGGGGGTCACTCACGATTTGAATCAGGCAAGGATCACTTTGAAAAAAGTCCCTGATCAGCCGGGTGTTGCAGCAAAAATATTCTCTCCCATCGCCGAAGCCGGCATTCTGGTGGACATGATCATCCAGAATACGCGTAGCGGCGGTCAGACGGACCTGACCTTCACCGTTCCCAAGGCCGATTGCACCAAGGCCCTGGAAATCGAGAAAAAAGTCGCCGCAACCATTGATGCCGAGGATGTCTTTGCCGACCCCAACATCGCCAAGGTGTCGGTAATCGGCGTGGGCATGAAAAATCATTCTGGTGTGGCGTCGCTGATGTTCAACGCCCTGGCCCGTGAAAACATCAACATCATCATGATCAGCACTTCTGAAATTCGCATCTCCTGCATCATTGAGGAAAAATATACGGAATTGGCCGTCCGGGTCCTGCACACGGCCTTCGGGCTGGACCGGGACGATTAG
- a CDS encoding YkvA family protein, with the protein MATPANMNLIKRLAEDLRLLISLTGDFVKGRYRSVSPLSGMVFILAIAYLLIPTDLISDFIPGLGQLDDAAVFLACLYYLEKDLYRYRAWKETGQRPEPPRD; encoded by the coding sequence ATGGCCACACCTGCAAACATGAACCTGATCAAACGCCTTGCCGAGGATTTGCGGCTGCTCATATCGCTGACCGGTGATTTCGTCAAAGGGCGCTACCGCTCGGTTTCACCGCTGTCGGGCATGGTTTTCATCCTGGCCATCGCCTATCTGTTGATTCCCACCGACCTGATCAGCGATTTCATTCCCGGCCTGGGCCAATTGGACGATGCAGCCGTTTTTCTGGCCTGTCTCTATTATCTGGAAAAAGATCTTTACCGGTATCGCGCCTGGAAAGAGACCGGCCAGCGTCCGGAACCACCCCGGGACTGA
- a CDS encoding pyridoxine 5'-phosphate synthase, translated as MAGLAVNIDRVATLREASQAATPDPIAAALLAELAGADGIVCHLREDRRTIQDRDVRLLRRVIQTQLILEMAATSEMVGIALDVRPERVTLVPESRQEVASDGSLDLIVHSKSMEETIGALQNNGIPVNILINPEPEQIKLAHQAGANGIAISTKTFCEATGATKQRQAFAKIIDAVKLAKKLKLDISAGRGLDITTIKAFTGVTEINTYCIGHSIVSRAVLVGMDRAVRDMRNLINGL; from the coding sequence ATGGCCGGTCTGGCTGTCAACATTGATCGTGTCGCCACGTTGCGGGAAGCCAGTCAGGCGGCCACCCCGGATCCCATCGCCGCGGCCCTGCTTGCCGAACTGGCCGGTGCGGACGGCATTGTCTGCCACCTGAGAGAGGATCGGCGCACCATCCAGGACCGGGATGTCCGACTGCTGCGCAGGGTGATTCAGACCCAACTGATTCTGGAAATGGCGGCCACCTCGGAAATGGTGGGGATCGCCCTGGATGTTCGTCCGGAGCGGGTAACGCTGGTTCCGGAAAGCCGCCAGGAGGTCGCTTCCGACGGAAGCCTTGACCTGATCGTACACAGCAAATCCATGGAGGAAACCATCGGTGCGCTGCAAAACAATGGGATTCCCGTCAATATCCTCATCAACCCCGAGCCGGAGCAGATCAAGCTGGCCCACCAGGCGGGGGCCAATGGTATTGCGATCAGCACAAAAACGTTCTGCGAAGCAACCGGTGCCACGAAACAAAGGCAGGCGTTTGCCAAAATCATCGATGCCGTCAAGCTGGCCAAAAAGCTCAAACTGGACATCAGCGCCGGCCGTGGTCTCGATATCACCACAATTAAGGCCTTTACCGGCGTAACGGAAATCAATACCTACTGTATCGGCCACAGCATCGTTTCCCGGGCCGTACTGGTCGGTATGGACCGGGCCGTCAGGGATATGCGGAATCTGATTAACGGCCTTTAA
- a CDS encoding acyl-CoA dehydrogenase family protein, which yields MDMLLEEKHRAVRQSVRRFCDRELRPIAAQIDQEARFPWEVIEKMGRLGYFGIQVPQSLGGAGLDSVSYAITIEEIARVSGSIGLCVTVHNSVGVFPILAFGSPDQIERWVPPLARGEKIGAFCLTEPNAGSDASGIEATALANGDRYLVNANKVFVTNGGVADVCLIFCRTDPSAGRRGISVVVAERGTPGFVTGDLEDLCGMRANPVCSIRLNDCPVPRQNLLAKEGMGLKIGLAALDTGRMGIAAQAVGIAQAGLEEAVRYARQRHQFGVPIAQHQAIQSMIADMATQVDAARLMVYRAAALKDKQLPFSKESAMAKLLAAETASRVTDMAVQIHGGYGYSKSYPVERYYRDARVTRIYEGTSEIHRMVIAKSVLDGA from the coding sequence ATGGATATGCTGCTGGAAGAAAAGCATCGCGCGGTGCGACAATCGGTACGCCGCTTCTGTGATCGGGAACTGCGCCCGATCGCCGCCCAGATTGACCAGGAAGCCCGTTTTCCTTGGGAGGTGATCGAAAAAATGGGTCGCCTGGGCTACTTCGGCATCCAGGTCCCCCAATCCCTTGGCGGCGCCGGCCTCGACTCGGTCAGCTATGCCATTACCATCGAGGAGATCGCCCGGGTCAGCGGCAGCATCGGCCTGTGTGTAACCGTTCACAACTCCGTGGGGGTCTTCCCGATCCTGGCCTTTGGCAGCCCGGACCAGATCGAACGCTGGGTGCCCCCCCTGGCCCGGGGAGAAAAGATCGGCGCTTTCTGTCTCACCGAACCCAATGCCGGTTCCGATGCCAGCGGAATCGAGGCCACGGCCCTGGCCAATGGCGACCGGTATCTGGTCAATGCCAACAAGGTGTTCGTCACCAACGGCGGCGTTGCCGACGTCTGCCTGATCTTCTGCCGCACCGATCCATCGGCCGGACGCCGGGGGATCAGCGTGGTGGTCGCCGAACGCGGCACCCCCGGCTTCGTCACCGGCGATCTTGAGGATCTGTGCGGCATGCGCGCCAACCCGGTCTGTTCGATCCGCCTCAACGACTGCCCGGTGCCCCGGCAGAACCTGCTGGCCAAGGAGGGTATGGGCCTTAAGATTGGCCTGGCCGCCCTGGATACCGGCCGCATGGGCATCGCCGCCCAGGCCGTCGGGATCGCCCAGGCCGGCCTCGAGGAGGCGGTCCGCTACGCCCGTCAGCGCCATCAGTTCGGGGTGCCCATCGCCCAGCACCAGGCGATTCAGAGTATGATTGCCGACATGGCCACCCAGGTGGATGCCGCCCGCCTGATGGTCTACCGGGCCGCGGCCCTCAAAGACAAACAGCTTCCTTTTTCCAAGGAGTCGGCCATGGCCAAGCTGCTGGCCGCGGAAACGGCCAGCCGGGTAACCGACATGGCGGTCCAGATCCACGGTGGGTACGGTTACAGCAAATCCTATCCCGTGGAACGGTACTACCGGGACGCGCGGGTGACGCGCATTTATGAAGGCACCTCGGAAATTCATCGCATGGTCATCGCCAAAAGCGTCCTGGACGGCGCCTGA
- a CDS encoding RNA methyltransferase → MEQISIVLVEPQGPINVGSVCRAMMNFGFSELRLVTPCDGFRSLDARRMALKAEAILHQATIFPSLNAALADCHLAFGTTRRFGKYREDFLSPEDAAEQALAQPTNAQTAFVFGREDRGLHNSELDLCHAFITIPTDDDYPSMNLSHAVALVLYELHKKFSQNAPTANENQLPAQASDIENMFQHMRRTLLEAEYLDPQNPDHILRSFRRLFGRSGLSEREVRILQGLWSRIDWIEGQRKKLSEGK, encoded by the coding sequence ATGGAACAGATCAGTATCGTCCTTGTCGAGCCCCAGGGGCCGATCAATGTGGGGTCGGTCTGCCGGGCGATGATGAATTTCGGATTCAGTGAGCTTCGGCTGGTGACGCCCTGCGATGGGTTTCGGTCTTTGGATGCCCGGCGAATGGCCCTCAAGGCTGAAGCCATTCTTCACCAGGCCACGATTTTCCCTTCGCTGAACGCGGCCCTGGCCGATTGCCACCTCGCTTTTGGGACCACCCGCCGCTTCGGCAAGTACCGCGAGGATTTTCTTTCGCCGGAGGACGCCGCCGAACAAGCCCTGGCCCAACCGACCAATGCACAAACGGCTTTTGTGTTCGGTCGTGAAGACCGCGGCCTGCACAACAGCGAACTGGATCTGTGCCATGCATTCATCACCATTCCCACAGACGATGATTATCCATCCATGAATCTGTCTCACGCCGTCGCCCTGGTGCTCTATGAACTGCACAAAAAATTCAGCCAAAACGCACCGACGGCCAATGAGAATCAGCTTCCGGCACAGGCCAGCGACATCGAGAACATGTTCCAGCATATGCGCCGGACGCTCCTTGAGGCCGAGTATCTGGACCCGCAGAATCCGGACCACATTTTAAGATCGTTTCGGCGATTGTTCGGCCGTAGCGGCCTGAGTGAGCGAGAGGTACGCATCCTCCAGGGACTTTGGAGCCGGATAGACTGGATCGAGGGGCAGCGGAAAAAGCTGTCGGAGGGAAAATAG
- a CDS encoding FAD-binding protein — MTDTTTNEIWVFGDLRSRQLLDLSLKVLVKATELARQTDDRVVFFALKAAGETLLTASDDETCAVLEGGIAGEAFAWGADAVLFFENEQFAAPMVQRFADALTPVIREKSPRLVLFPLTDFGRDLAARTAAAARAGLMADCVALIPGADGTVVGLCPAWGGEVMAEITYVAGHGTGFATVQPHGAAGEKDTMRSGQTTHVPLNVQTKTEAIRQLSSQRASISAEDLESARSVVVGGAGLGTSENFGSLRQLAAAMAAQVAATRPPVLNHWVAEDRLIGQTGKTVRPELLVSIGTSGAVQYTAGIMDSGTIVAINRDPAAPIFRIADIGVIADATTFLPLLIARVRQAVMRQLADDVCADTPIPQSKGGFGEKIKTLREAQGWSGEQLAEATGQTPEFIAGVESGEISPPVAFILRLSTAYGVDPGMFLRNEEKAQIRDQRTQAYVNRTRNYSYQTLTSGAEHDHLRAFMVTIEPHHDHKPVAYKHDGEEFIFVMDGKLQFTLGNKIHTLTQGESIHFHSTIPHKLKSLSAEVTRCLVILYTL, encoded by the coding sequence ATGACCGACACCACAACCAATGAAATCTGGGTATTCGGGGATTTGCGCAGCCGCCAGCTGCTGGATCTGAGCCTGAAAGTGCTGGTGAAGGCCACCGAGCTAGCCCGGCAGACCGATGATCGGGTGGTCTTTTTCGCCCTCAAGGCGGCCGGTGAAACGCTGTTGACCGCTTCTGACGATGAGACCTGTGCCGTGCTCGAAGGCGGTATCGCTGGCGAAGCCTTCGCCTGGGGGGCGGATGCAGTGCTGTTTTTCGAAAATGAACAATTTGCCGCCCCGATGGTTCAGCGGTTTGCCGACGCCCTGACACCGGTCATCCGTGAAAAATCACCCCGCCTGGTCCTGTTCCCGCTCACCGATTTTGGCCGCGACCTTGCCGCACGCACGGCCGCTGCTGCCCGCGCCGGCCTGATGGCCGACTGCGTCGCCCTGATACCGGGAGCGGACGGAACCGTTGTCGGTCTTTGCCCGGCATGGGGCGGCGAAGTGATGGCGGAAATCACCTATGTTGCCGGCCACGGCACCGGGTTTGCCACGGTTCAGCCCCATGGCGCCGCCGGCGAAAAAGATACGATGCGATCCGGACAGACCACCCATGTGCCGTTGAATGTCCAGACAAAAACAGAAGCGATCCGGCAGCTTTCCAGCCAGCGGGCCTCGATTTCCGCAGAAGACCTGGAAAGTGCCCGCAGCGTGGTCGTCGGCGGTGCCGGACTGGGTACGTCGGAAAATTTCGGCAGCCTTCGTCAGCTGGCTGCGGCCATGGCCGCCCAGGTGGCTGCCACCCGCCCCCCCGTGCTCAACCACTGGGTGGCCGAAGACCGGCTCATCGGCCAGACCGGCAAAACGGTACGGCCTGAACTGCTCGTCTCCATCGGCACCTCCGGTGCCGTCCAGTACACGGCCGGCATCATGGATTCCGGCACCATTGTGGCCATCAACCGCGACCCGGCGGCCCCGATTTTTCGCATTGCCGATATCGGCGTCATCGCCGATGCCACCACCTTTTTGCCACTGCTGATCGCCCGGGTCCGGCAGGCGGTCATGCGCCAACTGGCTGACGACGTCTGTGCGGACACTCCGATCCCGCAGTCAAAAGGCGGTTTTGGTGAAAAGATCAAAACCCTGCGCGAGGCCCAGGGGTGGTCCGGCGAGCAACTGGCCGAGGCCACCGGCCAGACGCCGGAATTCATTGCCGGTGTGGAGTCGGGTGAGATTTCTCCGCCGGTGGCCTTTATCCTGCGCCTTTCCACGGCCTATGGTGTCGATCCGGGAATGTTTCTGCGGAACGAGGAGAAGGCCCAGATCCGCGACCAGCGGACCCAGGCCTACGTCAACCGGACCCGCAACTACTCTTACCAGACGTTGACATCCGGCGCCGAGCACGATCACCTGAGGGCGTTCATGGTCACCATCGAACCGCACCACGACCATAAACCGGTGGCCTACAAACACGACGGGGAAGAGTTCATCTTTGTCATGGACGGCAAGTTGCAGTTTACCCTGGGAAACAAAATCCATACCCTTACCCAGGGCGAGTCGATCCATTTCCACTCCACCATCCCGCACAAGCTGAAAAGTCTCTCCGCCGAGGTCACCCGATGCCTGGTCATTCTCTACACCCTGTGA
- the tsaE gene encoding tRNA (adenosine(37)-N6)-threonylcarbamoyltransferase complex ATPase subunit type 1 TsaE: protein MNTSSALPSDPNRRTVETHTADQTIELGRTIGRRLNQRLVLFLYGDLGSGKTAFAQGLARGLGVPDSIAITSPTYTLVNEYPGRLLFCHVDLYRLSEPVDPDEIGLIEIFDQPGIVAVEWPERLHPSDHPPRRLDFFFSPTGDNSRSIRVIAYGLDLADLLKDIPI, encoded by the coding sequence ATGAACACGTCGTCCGCCTTGCCGTCTGACCCGAACCGGCGGACAGTGGAGACGCACACCGCCGACCAGACCATCGAACTGGGCCGTACCATCGGTCGGCGGCTGAACCAAAGGCTGGTTCTTTTCCTGTACGGTGACCTGGGCAGCGGCAAAACCGCCTTTGCCCAGGGGCTTGCCCGTGGCCTGGGCGTTCCTGACAGCATCGCCATCACCAGTCCCACCTACACCCTGGTCAACGAATATCCGGGCCGACTGCTCTTCTGCCATGTGGACCTGTATCGCCTGTCCGAACCGGTTGATCCGGATGAAATCGGCTTGATCGAGATTTTCGACCAGCCCGGCATCGTTGCCGTCGAGTGGCCCGAGCGGCTCCATCCATCGGATCATCCGCCCCGGCGTTTGGATTTTTTCTTCTCCCCAACCGGTGACAATAGCCGATCCATCCGAGTAATTGCATATGGACTTGACCTGGCGGATCTGTTAAAAGACATCCCCATTTGA
- a CDS encoding NAD(P)H-hydrate dehydratase, whose product MYLVTADEMQRMDRATIESFGIPGRVLMENAGRGATAFFLDTLFHRQPGSVGVAAGRGNNGGDGFVMARYLHQKGIPVTVFLLAERSRVQGDAATNLALIDRMGVTVVEMADIAAFKAHQSQMHHIAIWIDAILGTGLSSDVRGYFRSAIEFINQMHRPVFAVDIASGLNADTGQACGVCIEAAATATFGFAKAGHLTYPGRRLSGRLKVIEIGIPPHMAAQVGCHQHLITPMDLKPALPHRDATAHKGHTGHLLVLAGSPGKTGAAAMTAMGAMRAGAGLVTLGVPQSLNPVLETLVTEAMTVGLAQTVQGTLDESAFQTVQGLMADKRCLAVGPGLGTDPSTGRLLGHLIESATMPLIVDADGLNLIAGNLSVLSKKQAPMVLTPHPGEMARLCGLSTADIQRDRVSHARDFARQHGVHLVLKGAATVIARPDGHVFINPTGNPGMAAGGMGDVLTGLIAGLITQGINVSAAAQAGVYLHGAAADQLACSKAATGYLATEVLDAVPAAMQALRSGEDLPDWLFTDALCYPMGPDDQ is encoded by the coding sequence ATGTATCTGGTAACCGCTGATGAAATGCAGCGCATGGATCGTGCAACCATCGAATCTTTCGGTATACCCGGCCGGGTTCTCATGGAGAACGCCGGCCGGGGAGCAACGGCGTTCTTTCTGGACACCCTTTTCCACCGCCAACCCGGCAGTGTGGGTGTTGCCGCAGGACGCGGAAACAACGGCGGCGATGGATTTGTCATGGCCCGCTATCTTCATCAGAAAGGCATTCCGGTAACCGTCTTTCTGCTGGCCGAGCGCAGCCGGGTTCAGGGCGATGCAGCAACCAACCTGGCCCTTATCGACCGCATGGGCGTGACGGTGGTTGAAATGGCCGACATCGCCGCTTTCAAGGCCCACCAATCACAAATGCATCATATCGCCATCTGGATCGATGCCATTTTGGGAACGGGACTGTCTTCAGATGTTCGCGGCTATTTCCGGTCGGCAATTGAATTTATCAATCAGATGCATCGTCCGGTTTTTGCCGTGGATATCGCCTCGGGTCTGAATGCCGACACCGGCCAGGCCTGCGGCGTCTGCATCGAGGCCGCCGCCACGGCCACGTTCGGATTTGCCAAGGCCGGCCACCTCACCTACCCGGGCCGCCGGCTTAGCGGCCGGCTGAAGGTGATCGAAATCGGCATCCCCCCCCACATGGCCGCCCAGGTGGGCTGCCATCAGCACCTGATCACCCCCATGGACTTGAAGCCTGCCCTGCCCCACCGCGATGCCACGGCGCATAAGGGCCATACCGGTCATCTTCTGGTGCTGGCCGGCAGCCCCGGAAAAACCGGTGCCGCCGCCATGACCGCCATGGGCGCCATGCGTGCCGGGGCCGGCCTGGTGACCCTGGGCGTTCCTCAATCGCTCAACCCGGTACTGGAAACCCTGGTCACGGAGGCCATGACCGTCGGCCTGGCCCAAACCGTCCAGGGGACCCTGGACGAATCCGCGTTTCAGACCGTCCAAGGCCTGATGGCCGACAAACGATGTCTGGCCGTGGGGCCTGGCCTGGGAACGGATCCATCTACCGGGCGGTTGCTTGGCCATCTGATTGAATCCGCCACGATGCCGCTGATTGTCGATGCGGACGGACTGAACCTGATCGCCGGGAATCTGTCGGTTCTCAGCAAAAAACAGGCACCCATGGTACTTACCCCCCACCCCGGGGAAATGGCCCGGCTATGCGGTCTGTCCACGGCCGACATTCAAAGGGATCGCGTTTCCCACGCCCGCGACTTTGCCCGGCAGCACGGAGTCCATCTGGTGCTCAAGGGAGCCGCCACTGTCATTGCCCGGCCGGATGGCCATGTTTTCATCAACCCCACCGGCAACCCGGGCATGGCGGCGGGTGGCATGGGCGATGTTCTCACCGGACTCATCGCTGGCCTGATCACCCAGGGGATAAACGTCTCGGCTGCTGCCCAGGCCGGCGTCTACCTGCACGGCGCAGCGGCCGACCAACTGGCCTGCAGCAAGGCCGCCACGGGTTATCTGGCCACGGAGGTACTTGATGCCGTGCCCGCAGCCATGCAGGCGCTGCGTAGCGGCGAAGACCTGCCGGACTGGCTGTTCACGGACGCGTTGTGCTACCCCATGGGACCTGACGACCAATGA